The following proteins come from a genomic window of Larimichthys crocea isolate SSNF chromosome XV, L_crocea_2.0, whole genome shotgun sequence:
- the dnmt3ba gene encoding DNA (cytosine-5-)-methyltransferase 3 beta, duplicate a isoform X3, translated as MFDWADPSALGDQHTFCRTCDRSLSTFHKGLFELRRHMETKKHKRRAEIAKRAARQSQRSEPLPCSDTAIQFIFKQCYTGSAKREQVSRRFARCKLGSKYPKDIASACQQTPYCVYIYEGVTLGEDDAVSVILVGFFDMEASRHRIRFLDAVQSVGGTGDQTVVETLKKFGLPTNNLVAVYSDGNRKASEQICSQLRELNPNIVALGGLYTVADAACHAGVKMLSNQAQDLIEHIHAHYSSCSTKNDNLKALFGSDVGADSPSFHLNTSCLNFFQLVTKILEIWTDLISYFKSCDKDDEKVKLICSQLQDPKVRATFMFLEQALKPLHTFQKHLQTRDGAARADMLRILEEASSLLCTYSAYFLHPQAAVRFIKERDVQILKNKKFHLSSPELSLGGKAVEDFLNESEATEELPLFKEQVLSFYIALTGCIAEELPLSEGVLKSVAHLLSPQSRLKVTGKAVEELGTRLGICSSPEEVNQLTSEFLEYQLPEEGEKDNSAVVSLEKHWASILKDTKPTSLLRKLVLTLLSFPCPPLDPPLVFTQALESEDALQFSESEALTESECDAMSDCALSDSTGNPLYTEVKPCEVRLTKLNRLKNDNCTWKEGTTRGGFGWDSSLRQKPQARTVFQAGASNWAKPVDLDMDHKKGLESQDEVTEESSPASTPTPRGRRKHAYQDGKGFLSGKLVWGKVKGFSWWPGLVVPWKTKSSPPGMRRVEWFGDGMFSEIYTEGLLSFSAFNKCFCKNSFASLPTYKEAIYQIIELASERCGKSFSKADGNKEKELKLMLDWAFGGFLPTGPEGFTPRNAQSQDSSDSSALSDYQPPAKRKYVFKNKPNAAVVTYSRELITEKLKEKGSKIENLCLSCGSSEVEVQHPLFEGGLCLRCKENFTETLYRYDEDGYQSYCTVCCAGLEVILCGNASCCRCFCKDCLDILVGPGTFEKLKDVDPWSCYMCCPSECRGNLKLRPNWSVKVQDFFVNNSALEFEPHRVYPSIPADQRRPIKVLSLFDGIATGYLVLRDLGITMERYIASEICEDSIAVGMIKHEGKIEYVNDVRTITRKHLAEWGPFDLLIGGSPCNDLSMVNPLRKGLFEGTGRLFFEFYRILTMLKPKEGDNRPFFWLFENVVFMSANDKSDICRFLECNPILIDAVKVSPAHRARYFWGNLPGMNRPLATSLDDKVGLQDCLEVGRMAKFDKVRTITTKSNSIRQGKSGPLPVNMNGKEDYLWCTEMEQIFGFPKHYTDVNNMGRMQRQKVLGRSWSVPVIRHLFAPLKDYYKCE; from the exons ATGTTCGATTGGGCTGACCCTAGTGCTCTCGGAGACCAGCATACTTTCTGCCGTACTTGTGACAGGAGCCTGAGCACGTTTCATAAAGGTCTTTTTGAACTCAGGCGACACATGGAAACGAAGAAACACAAGAGAAGGGCTGAGATTGCCAAACGCGCTGCCCGGCAAAGCCAACGCTCTGAGCCTCTGCCCTGTAGCGACACGGCTATCCAGTTTATCTTCAAACAATGTTACACCGGCTCTGCTAAACGCGAACAGGTGTCGAGACGTTTTGCACGCTGTAAACTGGGCTCGAAGTACCCCAAAGATATCGCATCTGCTTGCCAGCAAACTCCTTACTGTGTATACATTTATGAAGGGGTAACACTGGGAGAGGATGACGCCGTCTCTGTGATCCTTGTTGGGTTTTTTGATATGGAAGCTTCCAGACACCGCATCCGATTTCTGGATGCTGTTCAGTCAGTGGGTGGCACAGGAGATCAAACAGTGGTGGAGACCTTGAAGAAGTTCGGGTTACCCACAAATAATCTCGTTGCTGTTTATTCAGACGGTAATCGCAAGGCCTCGGAGCAGATCTGCTCGCAGCTCAGGGAACTCAACCCGAACATCGTAGCCTTAGGAGGGCTGTACACTGTCGCTGATGCTGCTTGCCATGCTGGAGTTAAAATGCTCTCCAATCAGGCTCAAGACTTAATCGAGCATATCCATGCGCATTACTCCTCCTGCTCTACCAAGAACGACAACCTCAAGGCTCTTTTTGGCTCAGATGTCGGTGCAGACAGTCCATCATTTCATCTCAACACAAGCTGCCTTAACTTTTTCCAGTTAGTCACAAAAATCTTGGAAATATGGACAGATCTTATATCGTACTTTAAGTCGTGTGACAAGGACGAcgaaaaagtcaaattaatcTGCTCCCAGCTGCAAGATCCCAAAGTGAGGGCGACGTTTATGTTCCTGGAGCAAGCCCTGAAGCCTCTGCACACTTtccaaaaacatctgcagacacGTGATGGAGCTGCTCGAGCTGATATGCTGCGCATCCTGGAAGAAGCCAGCAGCCTGTTGTGCACCTACTCCGCCTACTTCCTACATCCTCAAGCTGCTGTTCGCTTCATCAAAGAACGTGACGTCCAAATCCTCAAGAACAAGAAGTTCCACCTGTCGAGCCCTGAGCTCAGTCTGGGTGGGAAAGCTGTGGAGGACTTCCTGAATGAGTCCGAGGCTACAGAGGAGCTGCCACTGTTTAAAGAGCAGGTGTTGTCCTTCTACATCGCCCTCACAGGTTGTATCGCAGAGGAGCTGCCTCTAAGCGAGGGGGTGCTAAAGAGTGTAGCTCACCTGCTGAGCCCCCAGAGCAGGCTGAAAGTGACGGGGAAGGCGGTAGAGGAGCTTGGGACCAGGCTGggaatctgcagctcccctgAGGAGGTCAACCAGCTCACGAGTGAATTCCTTGAGTATCAGCTGCccgaggaaggagagaaggataACTCAGCAGTGGTTTCACTGGAGAAACACTGGGCCAGCATACTGAAGGACACCAAGCCGACCTCACTCTTAAGGAAGCTTGTTTTGACGCTGTTATCCTTCCCCTGTCCTCCACTTGACCCTCCGCTGGTTTTTACTCAg GCCCTGGAGAGTGAAGATGCTCTACAGTTCTCCGAGAGCGAAGCCTTAACAGAAAGTGAGTGTGATGCCATGTCTGACTGCGCTCTCTCAGACAGCACCGGCAACCCGCTTTACACTGAAG TGAAGCCATGTGAAGTCCGCCTCACAAAGTTAAATC GGCTAAAGAATGACAATTGCACCTGGAAAGAG GGGACCACTAGGGGCGGTTTTGGCTGGGACAGCAGCTTACGCCAGAAGCCACAAGCCCGTACAGTGTTTCAGGCTGGTGCTAGCAACTGGGCCAAACCTGTAGATCTTGATATGGACCACAAAAAGGGTCTGGAGTCCCAAGATGAGGTG ACAGAAGAGTCATCACCGGCCAGTACACCAACACCAAGAGGACGACGGAAACATGCCTACCAG GATGGGAAAGGCTTTCTGTCAGGGAAACTGGTGTGGGGGAAAGTGAAGGGGTTCTCCTGGTGGCCTGGGTTGGTGGTGCCTTGGAAAACCAAGTCATCTCCCCCGGGTATGCGGAGAGTGGAGTGGTTCGGAGACGGGATGTTCTCAGAG ATCTACACAGAGGGTCTGCTTTCATTTAGTGCCTTCAACAAGTGCTTCTGCAAAAATTCTTTCGCCAGCTTGCCGACCTACAAGGAAGCCATCTACCAGATCATTGAG CTGGCAAGTGAGCGATGTGGAAAGTCTTTTTCCAAGGCGGacggaaacaaagaaaaagagctgAAGTTGATGCTGGACTGGGCTTTTGGAGGATTTCTGCCTACAGGACCTGAAGGATTTACACCTCGTA ATGCTCAATCTCAAGATTCTTCGGACTCTTCCGCCCTGTCGGACTACCAGCCTCCAGcaaaaaggaaatatgtttttaaaaataagccGAATGCAGCTGTCGTCACCTACAGCAGAG AACTGATCACTGAAAAGCTCAAAgagaaaggcagcaaaattGAAA atctttgtttgtcttgtggATCGTCTGAGGTTGAAGTGCAGCACCCGTTGTTTGAAGGTGGTCTTTGTCTAAGATGCAAG GAGAACTTCACAGAGACGCTGTATCGCTACGATGAAGATGGCTACCAGTCGTACTGCACCGTGTGCTGCGCCGGGTTAGAGGTCATCCTGTGTGGCAACGCCAGCTGCTGCAG ATGTTTCTGCAAAGACTGCCTGGACATCTTGGTTGGTCCGGGGACCTTTGAGAAGCTGAAGGACGTCGATCCGTGGAGCTGCTACATGTGCTGCCCTTCAGAGTGCCGTGGAAACCTCAAACTCAGGCCAAACTGGAGTGTTAAAGTTCAAGACTTCTTTGTCAACAACAGCGCCCTGGAGTTT GAGCCTCACAGAGTTTACCCCTCCATCCCTGCTGATCAACGCAGACCAATCAAGGTGCTCTCGCTTTTTGACGGCATTGCAACAG GATACCTGGTGCTCAGAGACCTCGGCATTACGATGGAGCGCTACATCGCTTCAGAGATTTGCGAGGACTCGATCGCTGTGGGGATGATCAAGCACGAGGGGAAGATCGAATATGTCAACGATGTTCGTACCATCACGAGGAAACAC CTGGCTGAATGGGGTCCATTTGATCTTCTGATTGGAGGCAGTCCGTGTAACGACCTGTCGATGGTCAACCCTCTGCGAAAAGGATTGTTTG AGGGCACTGGAAGGCTCTTCTTTGAGTTCTACCGCATACTGACCATGCTGAAGCCGAAGGAGGGCGACAACCGCCCGTTCTTCTGGCTGTTTGAGAACGTCGTTTTCATGAGTGCCAACGACAAGTCAGATATCTGCAGATTCCTCGAG tgtaatCCAATTCTTATCGACGCAGTGAAAGTCAGTCCTGCTCACAGAGCACGGTACTTTTGGGGAAACCTCCCTGGCATGAACAG ACCTCTCGCTACATCTCTAGACGACAAAGTTGGCCTCCAGGACTGTTTGGAAGTCGGACGCATGGCAAAG TTTGATAAAGTCCGCACCATCACAACAAAATCTAACTCTATAAGGCAAGGCAAGAGTGGGCCGCTACCTGTGAACATGAACGGCAAGGAGGACTACCTGTGGTGTACCGAAATGGAACA GATCTTCGGTTTCCCCAAACACTACACGGACGTGAACAACATGGGTCGGATGCAGAGGCAGAAGGTTCTGGGTCGCTCGTGGAGCGTCCCCGTCATCCGTCACCTCTTCGCTCCGCTGAAGGATTATTACAAATGTGAATAA